The nucleotide sequence CCGTCTATAAAGGTGAAATCAGTAATTGCTGATGTCCAGTCAAAGTTTAACTACACCATCAGTTATCGCAAGGCTTGGTTAGCAAAGCAGCAGGCGTTCGAATCAATTTTCGGAAGTTGGGAAGCATTGTATGAAGCTTTGcccatatggtttgaggccatgtgccACAAAGAGCCATCAGCAGTGGTTCACTTTGAAACAATGCATGCTTACCAGGGGGATGATTTGGTTCCTGATATACGTGTTCTACATAgagtcttctggagttattacccttGTATAAGGGCCTTCAGACACTGCAAGCCAGTGGTGCAGGTGGACGGGACTCATTTGTATGGAAAATACAAGGGTTGTTTATTGGTTGCAGTCTCACAAGATGGTAATAACAACATCGTGCCTATTGCATTTGCCatagtggagggagagacttctgaCGCATGGTACTTTTTTTTGAGCAACCTGCGTCAACATGTGGTGACACATGATGGTGTGGGACTTATCTCTGATCGACACGATTCGATTAGGTCAGCTATTGAACGAAGTAATGGGGCGTGGTCTCCTCCTAGAGCTTTCCATATGTTTTGTATCCAGCATATTGAGTCCAACTTCTTAAGGAAGTTCAAGGCACCTTACTTGCAGAAGCTTGTCGTCAACATTGGTAAGTTTGAATAGAATGAACTTTGAATTTATTGTAAGTACGATCAAATAGAATGGTGTTCATAGTTGACTGAATGTTTTTCATAGGATACTCGAGGATGACCAGGGAGTACCAGATGCGCTATGAACGATTAAAGGAACGGGGTGAGGCTTACACCAACTGGCTTGATCGGATCCCTCGTGAGCAGTATGCTTTGGCATTTGATGGTGGTTACCGATGGGGTCATATGACCACCAATCTTGTGGAATGTATCAACTCCGTTTTAAAGGGTGCACGCAATCTTCCAGTCACTGCACTTGTTAAGGCTACATTTTACAGACTGAATGAGTTGTTTACTAGGAAAATAGCTGAGGCTGAAGCCCGAATCAATGCTAGACTTGTGTTCTCTGAGATGGTGATAACCAAGCTGCATGCAAATCAACGAGCATCAGGTAACATACATGTTATCTATTTTGATAAAGAAAATGAAGTCTTCGAAGTATGCGAGATGCCTAGTGGGGTTGAGTATGCAGTTGACCTACGCCACCATCGGTGCGACTGTGGTGAATTCCAGGTTGACCGAATTCCATGTCAAAACGTGTTTGCGTGTTGTGCAAATCAGATGTTGGATTGGCAAGTGTACGTTAATGACGTTTACAAGATGGACCAAGTTCGAAGAGTATACAGGGCTAGGTTTGAACCACTGAAAAATCCGGCAACGTGGCCTGCTTATCATGGACCTAGATTCGTTGGAAACCCGTTTCTCAGACGGGTAGCCAAAGGTCGGCCAAAGATGACCtgcttcttgaatgagatggacactCGTATGTTGCGTCGCCCGAGGCGATACAAGCAATGAGAGTGGGTATCGGCCCAATCTTGATTCTTAGGCCCAGTTAGAACTTCGCCGTGTGATGCACCTAGATCCCGCTCTTGATTAGGAACACCCTGTGTCAATCCAAATTGCCTCCTGACTCTATCAGTTGCATGCCACTCGATGCATTCAAAAGATATAAGTGGCACTGTGGCACTCCAGATAACCGAATTATGACGGATGGCTAAAGGAATTACGTCTGGGTCGATGTATCCAATGCCATAAGCCTGCCAAACAAACTGGACACATCGAACCAGTCAGATGATTACACAACAATTAATTCACTTAACAAATTACATAAGGTACTTGTATTTTACAAAATACCTGTCCTTCTTGTAGATCATCCAACAACCTCCTGTAGTGCGCAAGCGTTTTATATCGGTAGGCATAGTTTTGACGGTCCCAGTTATGCCACCTGCCGACGGACAATCCATTAGTTAACTTATCTTACCCTAAAAAAATACAATTTCTATCAATTCTTTCAATGCATACTTTAATCAAAATTACCTGTTTGCAATTGGAAACACTCGGGGATTGCCGGGAATAGGCGCTAGAAATGGTAGCCGGATCCAAGCCCAAGTGACCAACAGTGTCAGTGGACCGTCCATCTCCTTGCAGTCGACACGAGTTGCCCTACACAATGATCTATACAAGTGTGCCAGGCATGCCGAACCCCAACTAAACTGTATGATCCCACCGAAGTTTCGGAGCAAAGGTAAAAATTTTCAGTGCACCGCTGCACCCGACTTATCTGCAAATAGAATTGTCCCAAATAACAATAATATGTGACACTTTACATACATTTGTATGTGCACATCATCAATCAACACTATACGATCTTTCAAACCCCTAAACCACTTTAATTTTATAAAGCTCCCTCTACAGTCCGTCTTCCTCGGTGCAATTCCAAATTGGTGCAAGCACTCGGCTTCCAATGCCTCAAAGCTACTCATGGTCGGACCTGTAACCGGAAGACCATTTGTCGGCAGACCGAGAATTACCGCCACATCCTCCAAGGTCACGGCACACTCACCAACCGGAAAATGAAAAGTGTGAGTCTCGGGCCGCCATCTCTCAATCAGAGCATTAATCATTACTGACTGACCTTTAATAACTCCAATTTGGGATACATAATAAAATCCAGTCTCGCGTAACTGTGATTCAACAATTTGGTTGTATGGATCCGGCGGGTGTAAATGATCGCACATCAACATCCTTGAAGCCTACAATATCACATTTTCGTTATAAGAACAAGTATAATATAACTATATTATTCAAAAACACAATTATCCTTAACATGTCCATTATAACTAATTCCCAGTATAATTGCATTTCAAACATACACATTAAATCTGTTATACAAAAATCCTTCAATCATATTCATTACCTTATAACAGAAATTAATTAACTTTACACAGTAAATCagcctctattattattattattattattattattattattcaaattattattattattattattattattattattcaaacagcatacatattattattattattaatattattattattgttattattattattattattcaaacagcatacatattattattattattaatattattattattgttattattattattattattcaaacagcatacatattattattattattaatattattattattgttattattattattattattcaaacagcatacatattattattattattaatattattattattgttattattattattattcctattttatttctatttctaaccacctaataataaaatcatacatacatacatgcttAATCTCTACTTAGTGCCATTATAATATATATTGctaataaaatctaaaattatcactattattatcattaaatcagattattaaaaaataaaaacttacataatttGGATCTCCAAGATAATTAACAATATGAAGCTCTGGTTGATTTACTTCCTTAATTTTTCGTCTTCTTggcatttttattcaaattttttaccAAGATTGTTGTGGTCCAACAATGGTGAAATGGTGGGGTCGAGAGTAAGCAGAAAGGGATAGTTTGTGTGAGAGTGAAAGAGATAGTGTTAGGAGAGTGAAAGAGATAGTGAAAGAGGGGTTTTGAGGGGTGAAACACGGATAGAGAGTCACGGGCCACCCAGAAGCCAGGTGCATGCGCGACGCGTGGCAAGGAGATCACCAATCGGTGCCACCGATTTGTGCACCATCCGCTCCCTGAAATCGGTCCACCGATTTTCGTCCCCCCATCGGTGGCACCAATTTCTTCGACAACACCGTCACATCTCGGTGAAACACCCCAAAGCTCCATAACGCTGCGAAACTCCTTCAACGGctccatatcaaaattaaaaaaccctTACAGTTTAGCTGGAGTGTAGTATAAAAATAAAACAGATTTCTTATTAGTGTGTAAATGGTGTAATGTATGACTAAAAAAATGTTTGATCCTCCACATATAAAATATAGATATGAAGGCTACTAGTGTTTGTGTCACTTGTGCCATTTACTGTTCTAATGAATCATTGCTAAAAAATTGACACATCCAATCAaacttaaattaaaataaaatagatatagtTTTACTGTTCATGTTATCAAATTGTACAATTAAGTGAATTAACTGATAATATGAggatatttttctttattttatttttttaattatctatTTTGAGAACAAAATTTAGATGCCATTACTTAATTTGTGAACtaattgaaaatagaaaaaaaagctCGACTACATGTTAGGGTAAGTGTTATTcttaaactcaataaaaatatatcaacaaaataaaaatatgaggATATTTTAAAAGTGTGTAATTTAaggattaatttttatttttaagaatattatttttaAGAATATAATTTTTTGGAATAAGTATTATTTAGTTTGCAAAATTTAATGCTTTAGAATATTATGTAATAATCCTAAGTGTTATGGGAGTTATTTGAAATTGGGTTATTTTTGGGTTTGGACGCGAGGTCCAGACTTCTTTTTAGGCAGCGTCTGACTTTTGTTGGTAACGAGGTGCCGtcgtccgagttcctcgtgaggaggtaggggtagtacctacaagggactccaatgcttaaATTAGCAAGGGTTTAAGTAGGTTTTTTGTAGATTGGATCTGAAGAATACCTGAGAGTATTCGGATACTTATAATGGTAGGTGTAGATTCTGTAACCACCCCTTTGAGTAGTTTCATTTTTTATGGTGAATAATCATCCCCTTTGCTGGGGAGGTTGTTGGAATCTCCCTTCTAGATGAAGCGGAGAAATTGTAGGAGTTATTTTATTGATTCAAGTAGATAAGGTCAAGATTGGCGTTGTCGAGGCTGACCTGCATAAGGTTGGGTATGTGCCGATGAAACCCTGGTATGTAGATTAGGCTTTTCTTACCTTGGGTCTGGCTGTATTTTGggttagggtatgaacagtgcctctACTTAAGACCGAGTCACTAGGTCGGGCTCGAGCATTTATAGGTCGAGCTGGTCTTTTTTGGAGTCAGTTTATCACATCGAGTATACCGTCCTTTGGAGGGTTAGGTCGAGTACTCAACGTGTTTTTATGAATTTGAAACGTTGCGTCTTTTTGTAATCATTTGCACGTTTTCTTATGGTTACTTTAGTAACCGTGCACGTCATAAATGAGGGGGAGCGaatttaccattatgcccctagaGTCTTATAAATACCCAaccccttttctctttcttttttttgcttCTTCTGAAATGTTTTCACTTCTTTCTCTCTTAaagcttttcatttttttcattgtaACCCTTTTTTGCTTTCAAAATTTCTCCATCTTGAAATTCTGCTTTGAGTTTTTGCTTGTGTTTTTCTTGAGAGGTTTGAAATGTTCGTGTATTTGCTGCTACGTGCGCTCCTTCATTTCTCATTCAATCAAGGTTGGTCTTgccttttttgttttgttttttgcaCTCCTGTTCTTTGCTAGATAATGTGCTTCTGGATACAATCATTCTTGATGTTTGTGTGAAAAAAATGGTTTCCTGTTGATGGTTATTGATGTTCTTTTGAATTTGTATCTTCATGGTTGTTCTGAACTTCTGCATTCTCTTCTTTGAAAATTATTTCTTTGCTATGAATTTGTATATTGAATGTGGAGCTTTGCTCGGTGCCTCCAAATGGTGCCTTTTTATTTCTGAAAATGGCGTCATTTCAAGCTCTAATAATGTGGTTTGATTGCTTAGTTTGCAAGAGGTTTTAAGAACTATGGAGTTCTTTTATGTTGTTGAAGATGATCCGACCTCATGCGGATTTGTCTGAATGTTTGTGCTGTTGTACCCGACTTTTCGGCTTATTGTGATGATTTTTTTTGCTATGTTGTAGGTATAACTTTATGTCACATTCGGTAATACTCAACATGTCTTCTAAAGTTTCATCCGACCTAGACTGGGTAGATATTACCATGTTTTCTATTGTCCCTGTAATTGATAATGAGTATATCAAAACTTTTGGTAGACAACATAGGCTGTGTAGAGATCGAAGGATAAGGATAAATATGAGATTGTGGTTGCTAATCGCGAGGAGAGAATTTGTTTTCCCCGACTTGACAAGTCGGAGCGTCATTTTATTTACATGTATGAGTGCTTTTTTACTAGGTTGGGGGTGAGTCTccctttttctgattttgaatttgaaattctCCATCTCTATAAAGTTGTTCCTTCTCAAATCCATCTCAATTCTTggagttttctaaaaatttatcaaCTAATAAGTCGAGAACTCGACCTACCTTTATCCTTCAaagttttttttatctttttttaactcattaaacCATTCAGTTCCAAAAAAAATAGGGCCGAATTTCTTTCCAGGCTGTTTAAGGAAGGAAGGTCTTTTCCATTTTTGCCAAttcttttcatgatttcaaaagttATTTTTCAATATTCGATCGATTGAAGGTGTCCAAACTTTCTTTTTGAATGAGCGAGACAAAGCCCTTTTTAGCCTGTACGGGAGGAGTTCCCCCTAATTATAAAATACAACCTTGAGTATTTATATGAGGTAGAGAAGTGTGTAGTTTTCCTATTCCAAGAGTGTTGGGGCCGAGCTCCAATGCTTGATACCAAGAAATTTCTAGTAGGAAAGCCGAGCTACATGCATACTGAGCTAGATAGTACTTTCTTTGTGTTTTGTAGATACCTTTTTGTTGGTATTTATTATGCTTATGTAATCTGACTTTGATGTTTGGTTTTACAGTAAGGATGACTAGTGGGTCGAACATTCTGAAGAGTCTTCGTCAAGCCAAAAGGAATGCTGCTGCCCGAGTTATTCAATTAAAAGAGGCCCAAAGGTCGTGAGACCTCTCTTCCTCCTCAAAGTCAAATTCATGTCCTTCTCAATCAGTTAAGGTTCTTCTTGATCCTACTCCTCCTTCTCTTACTCCTCCTGGTGGATTCGATATTCAAACAACTCCCCTCATTTGTAAGAACCGGCCTAATCGCTTTAGTGAAAATAATAATTCTTAAGTTCCCGgagtatatttaaaattattttgaagttttaatttgaaaatttaaaagtgaaatttgatttcaaagaatttttctgagttggaaaggtatctttttcaaaaattttttgtaaaaaatgcGTACTGGTGCCTAAGCTGGCCATACTGGCTTTAGTCTGTCCAGTACCGCGTATTTTgagaaaataagattttaaaaattgatttgttgttttgaaaggacaaaagtaatttagaattgaaaaccaaGCACTagtcttaaagattttggcccaaagtggggcaaacggaccaaaaatgctaacgggttagaccgggTCCAAACCGGGCCCAAGACCTAACATATATATGCTCATTTAATGATCTTTGAGCTCATTTTCCAgcccaaagagagagagaggcgtggtttgagagaagagaggagaagaggtgatattactattcatcatcaccttctgggagccataacttgagctatggaactccgattgacgagccgtttactgCCACGTGAAACTCTTGTCAAGCTCTTTAATTCTATCTAAAAAAATATGGTAAAAATTGAAACCNNNNNNNNNNNNNNNNNNNNNNNNNNNNNNNNNNNNNNNNNNNNNNNNNNNNNNNNNNNNNNNNNNNNNNNNNNNNNNNNNNNNNNNNNNNNNNNNNNNNNNNNNNNNNNNNNNNNNNNNNNNNNNNNNNNNNNNNNNNNNNNNNNNNNNNNNNNNNNNNNNNNNNNNTGGGatttggtttttgagtagattttgtgattttgcttgtttagATGATCTCTAGTAGCAGGTAAttattggattttacccctaatcttaTTGGACAAGGTAAGGTTTCAtcaaacccttgtgtttagttgttttgtgaACCCTAGGCTTGATGTTTGTATGTtatatgatgttagtttgagctttggtgcttgttggagttggcTTGGATTTTTGGAAGCTTGTTTGGACTCAAAGTGGTATTTTGTGTATATTGGGAAtaggccaaggtatggtttcggttttctttatgtaatatgtaatatttctggaaACTTAGACTAGTGGACCATAAGATAGGATTGGATGATGTTGGTGTATGCCTAATTATTTATGAAATTATGTTGTATGATGAAGAGGATTGTAGGGATTGTTGGAATGTATAATATACGTTTATGGTGCTTGTTGAaggatattgatgattatgatgtggGATGATATATTATGATGATGATTGTGGATTCTGAATCTTGTGGTTGGTGATGATATTGAATGGTGTTGATTTTGAGTTAATGTTGCATGAGGAATCATTATTGATGTTGAGCTATGATTGATGGTGGATGACTATTAGTAGGATGAATGGATTTGAATGTGATGAGATACATATTGttagatgatgattattgatgagttgAGTTGGTGTGTGTTGAGATTTGAAGATGGATGTTGATGATGACTTTGATTGTTGGTTATAGGTGTTGATGAATTTTATGATGGATTTGGTTAATGTTAGATATTGTTTGGTAATGATTACTAGAATTGATGAGGTTTTGTTTTGGTTGTTGAGGTTGTTattggttgatgatgattatgagtatGGATTTATGATTGAGTTGGAAATTATGGATTGGTAGTGATATATGGTGTAATGGTTGAGTAATTTAGGTGTGAAATTGAGGAGAATGATATGAAATAATATGTTGGGTGTGGTAATGTTTTATGATGATTGAGTaggtttgatttggttttgagtTGAGAGATGGTTAAAATTGAGTTTTagtgtttttggtaaaaatagatttttggtgaactttgacggatcataacttgagcctcagttttcaaaacttgttaaaattttctttaaattaaagttcattgaaaaatctttgaatggatataaagtttgtaggaaatggatttttgtagaggaagttatgatcattcaaagtttggtgtcaaaatttgaAATCTGTGCctgttgcagaatttgtgatttctggtttgtgtgcgcacgcacaccctgtaAGTTTTTgaacttgtgcgcatgcacacgttggaaggtgcactctgtCAAGGGCGTTCGCACGCCTTGTGTGGATGAACAAAGTTGAAAttttacaacctgtgcgtacgcacacct is from Arachis ipaensis cultivar K30076 chromosome B01, Araip1.1, whole genome shotgun sequence and encodes:
- the LOC107613840 gene encoding uncharacterized protein LOC107613840 translates to MKHLLLLMYATSPVVADGEFTVGMEFSSREAVIKAMKDYTIRRGVDYRVYESELMTFYAKCTEYGNGCDWLIRVTKMQKKYCWEIRRYNGSHTCTRSTISQDHSKLDSKTVAEAIKPLVEVDPSIKVKSVIADVQSKFNYTISYRKAWLAKQQAFESIFGSWEALYEALPIWFEAMCHKEPSAVVHFETMHAYQGDDLVPDIRVLHRVFWSYYPCIRAFRHCKPVVQVDGTHLYGKYKGCLLVAVSQDGNNNIVPIAFAIVEGETSDAWYFFLSNLRQHVVTHDGVGLISDRHDSIRSAIERSNGAWSPPRAFHMFCIQHIESNFLRKFKAPYLQKLVVNIGYSRMTREYQMRYERLKERGEAYTNWLDRIPREQYALAFDGGYRWGHMTTNLVECINSVLKGARNLPVTALVKATFYRLNELFTRKIAEAEARINARLVFSEMVITKLHANQRASGNIHVIYFDKENEVFEVCEMPSGVEYAVDLRHHRCDCDVGLASVR
- the LOC107619946 gene encoding serine/threonine-protein phosphatase 7 long form homolog is translated as MDGPLTLLVTWAWIRLPFLAPIPGNPRVFPIANRWHNWDRQNYAYRYKTLAHYRRLLDDLQEGQFVWQAYGIGYIDPDVIPLAIRHNSVIWSATVPLISFECIEWHATDRVRRQFGLTQGVPNQERDLGASHGEVLTGPKNQDWADTHSHCLYRLGRRNIRVSISFKKQVIFGRPLATRLRNGFPTNLGP